The region GTCGCCGGTCTCGGGTGGGCGGGATGCCCCGTGCTCGCCTGGGACGCGGCGACCGCGCTCAAACAGAAGAGACTGTGCATCCGCGGCGGGATGGTCCTGTTCTTGCTCGGCACCGTGGCCGCCTCGGTGGCCGTGCTCGCGGTGCCCGCCTAGCGCCAGCTGGCGGCAGCATCCGGCCGGGTGGGTGATGATGGAAGCACCCATGAATATCGCACGCCCGTCAGATTCCCCCGAGGTGAGCGAGATCGCCGCCGTCGTCCTCGTCGCCATGCCCGACGAGGAGGCCCCGTTCCTCGATCGCGCCACGACCGTCGGCGACCCGGTCACCGTCGGCCTGGCGGTCCACCGCTACGTCGAGATCGCGGGACGCACCGTGCTGCTCGTGCGCACGGGCATCGGCCTCGTCAACGCGGCCGGCGGCGCCACCTCTGCCATCCTCGAGTCCGCGCCAGCTCACGGTGAGACCGGCGCGCTCGTGATCAGCGCCGGAACGGCCGGCGGTGTCGGCGAGTGGGTTCGAGTCGGCGACGTGGTGATCGGCACCGACTACATCAACATCGACGCGGACGCCCGGGCTTTCGGCTACGTCCTCGGCCAGGTACCGCGGATGCCCGCGTCGTACACCGCCAGCAGCGCCGCCATCGAGGCGTTTGCGCGAAGCGGCCACCTCGACGACCTCTCGCCATCCGGTGTGCACTTCGGACTCATCGCCTCGAGCTACTCGTTCGTCACGCCCGAGCGCGCTGTGTCGATCCGGGCCGCGCTGCCCGGAACGCTCGCCACCGACATGGAATCGGTCGCGATCGCCCAGACCTCGTACGTACACGGGCGCGAGTTCGTTTCGGTGCGCGCCGTGTCCGACCTGTGCGGACCGGTCGCGCACACCGACTTTCTCACCGATGTGGATGACGCGGCGGAACGCTCTGCGAACGCGGTCGTCGCCCTGCTGAGCCAACTGCCCCGCTGAACGAACTCTCAGGCTGAGCCCGAGAGCGCTGGCTAAAATTCGTTTCGCCACGATTCTTGGAGGATCCCATGAAGTGTCCGAACGATTCAGCCACGCTCGTCATGAGCGAACGCAGCGGCGTCGAAATCGACTACTGCCCCGAATGCCGGGGCGTGTGGCTCGACCGCGGTGAGCTCGACAAGATCATCGACCGCGCGGAGAGCGAGTTCACCAAGTCCGCCCCGGTCGCACCGACCGTGGCCCCGCGCGCGCCGCAGTACGGCGACCGCGACCGCGATCGCTACAACGACCGCGAGCGCGGCTACGACAACGGCTACCGTCCGAAGAAGAAAGAGAACTGGCTTGGCGAGCTCTTCGGCTAGGCAGCGCTAGTCGCCACCCACTCCTCGTACGTGGTCTGGAAGACCGTCGCGTCGGCGCCGGGCACGAGCGTTCGCTCGTCGAGCACGGCGCCGAAGTAGGGCGCGCCGGGGTCGACGACGACCTCGCGGGTGTCCCCGCGAAGAGCGAGACCCGTGCGGACCAGTTCGTCGAGGCCGAACTGCGTCGGTCCGGCGATCTCGAGCGTGCCGTTCAGCGGTGCGCCGACGGCGGTGCGGGCGACCGCGGTCGCCACGTCGTCCGCGGCGATCGGCTGGATGCGGGCGTGCGAGAGACGAACGATGTCGCCGTCGGTCGCTTCCTCGGCGATACTCATCACGAACTCGAAGAACTGGGTGGCGTGAACGATCGAGTACGGCAGGCCGGACTGCTTGATCAGGTTCTCCTGCGCGACCTTGGCGCGGAAGTAGGCGCTCTCGGGCAGCCGGTCGGTGCCGACGACCGACAGCGCGACGTGGTGAGTCACGCCGGCGGCCTTCTCGGCGGCGAGCAGATTGGTCGTCGAGGTGGTGAAGAAGTCCATAACTGCCCGCTCCTCGAACGACGGCGAGTTGGAGACGTCGATGACGACCTGGGCACCGGTGAGCACGTCGGCGAGACCCTCGCCGGTGAGGGTGTTCACGCCGGAGTTCGGCGAAGCCGAAACCGCTGCGTGGCCGTGCTCCGTGAGCTTGGCGATGGTTTTCGAACCGACAAGTCCTGTGCCGCCGATAACTACGATCTTCATGATTGGCCTTCCGCTGATGTACCGAGCGGGGCCGCCCGGGTTCACCAGCTAAGACAGGGCGCAGGCGCCATCTGTGACGCTTCGCCGCCGATCAGTCGGGCTGGTCGTTCCAGTGCCGCAGCTTGTCGCGGCCCAGGACTACCCAGATGGTGGTAACAAGGTCGCGGTCGACTCGCAGGCTGACGACGCCGGCGACCTCGCCTCCGCGGCGCAGCACGAGCGCCGACCGCCCGTTCACCTCGCGCTCGGTGGTCTCGGCCGCGTCCGGGTCGAGCAGGTGGCAGAGCGCGCGGGCGACGTCGGCCGCTCCACGCACTGTGCGGGGTTCGGATGTCGCGGCGCCCCCTCCGTCGTCGGTGAGCATCGCGACATCCGCATGGAGCAGGTGTGCGACCAACGCCGGCTCCCCCGTCTCGACGGCCAACCGCAACTCGCGCACCGTCATGTCGTGCCGGTCTCCCGACCCACCCGTCACGAAGCCGCCTCGGCCATCGGCCGCAGCTTGGCGGGGTTCATCAGCCAGAGCAACTGCTCGATCCCCGATTCGGAGGTCGTCGCGGCGACGATGGTGAACGGCACACCGTCGCGCGAGAGCTCTACCGAAGGCCGGCCGTTGGCCTCGACCCAGCGCAGGTCGACGCCCGTCCAGAAGTGCGACGAGAACGCGGCCACGAACCTGGCGACGCGCTCGCGGCCGATGACCGGGATGCGCGCGGCGAGCTTTACCCCGCCGCCGTCGGAATAGCTGACCACGTCGGCCGCGAACAGCCTCTCGAGCACTGCCACGTCGCCGGACTGCGCCGCGGTGAGGAACGCGCTGAGCAGCCGCCGGTGTTCGGGTCTCGGAGCCGGCCGGCGTCGCTCGGCCGCGAGATGCTGGCGCGCGCGGCTCACCAGTTTGCGGGCGCCCGGCACGGTGGATTGCACGATGTCGGCGATGAGCTCGTACGGGTAGTCGAACGCCTCGCGCAGAACGTACGACGCGCGCTCCGCCGGAGTCAGCTTCTCGAGCAGGAGGAGCACGGCATACTCGAGGGCCTCCCCGCGTTCGGCTCCGAGCTCGGGATCGGCGGTCGTGTCGATCGGGTCGGGCAGCCACGGGCCGATATACGTCTCGTGACGGGAACGGGCGGACTGGGCGAGGTTCATCGCGAGCCGCGTGGTGATCGTTGCGAGGAATGCCGGAGGATTCTCGACGACGGTTCTGTCGGTGGACTGCCAACGCAGCCAGGTGTCCTGCACGATATCCTCGGCCTCCGAGACGCTGCCGAGCATGCGGTAGGCGATGCCGAAGAGGCGCGGACGAACCGTCGTGAAGGTCGACATCGCCAGCTCGAGGCCACCGCCCGCGTCGGTATCGTGCACGCGCTCATCCCTCCGTCGTGATCAGATGCTGCCGCATCGCGGGGCCCTTCAACCAGTCTTCGAACCGGGTGGGCGTGATGACGACACCGGCACCCGGAAGCAGTTCGTCTTCGCCGAGGTTATTGCCGAAGTACCGCGCGAGCGGGTCGGCGACGACACTTCGGCTATCGCGCTGCGCCTCGAGTCTGCGCGCCACGAGGTCGTCGAGGGTGAACACGTCAGGACCGGCGAACTCGACGATGCCGTTCTCGGGAGCCCCGATCGCCACGTTCGCGACGGCCGAGGCCACGTCGTCGGCCGCCATCGGCTGCACCATCGCCCTCGACAGGCGCACATGCGCGCCGTGGGTGGCTTCGTCGGCGATGCTGCCCAGGAACTCGAAGAACTGGGTGGCGTGCACGATCGTGAACGGGGTGTTCGCCGCCTTGATCAACTGCTCCTGTTCGAACTTTGCGCGGAAGTATCCGCGTTCCGATGCCGCGAGCCTGTCGGTGCCCACGACGGACAGCGCGACGTGGTGGCCGACACCGGCGGCCGCGCCGTACGTGAGCAGGTTCAGCGTCGAGGTTTCGAAGAACTCACGTGCGCCCTCCTCGTCGGTGTACGACGAGTTCGACACGTCGACGACGACGTTCGCGCCGGACAGCGCGTCTTCGAGCCCCTCACCGGTGAACGAGTTGACTCCCGTGGCGCGAGCGGCCGCGACGACCGGGTGGCCGTGCCCCGCGATTATCCGGACGACCCGGGCTCCGATGAGTCCGGTGCCCCCGACAACGACGACCTTCATGGTGAACCCCTCCCTGCACGCCGTCGGCCGGCATGCCAGCGGTCACCAGCTATGACCGAGCAGGCGGGAGAAGTGTGACGGGCAATTACCGGGAGGGCGGAGGCGTGGCATCCCCGGCGCGCGGCTCGCGTCCGCCGAGCAGCTTCCAGACGGCGACGCCGGCTCCGAGCAGCACGGCGAAGTCGTCGGTGAGTCCCAGCGGGCCGGTCAGCAGCTCGGGGATGACGTCGATCGGGGACATGCCGTAGACGAGTGCGGCGGCGGCGACCAGTACGGCGGAGATTACCTTGCGATTGCGTCCCATGCGAACAGAGTACGCACGGGGTCGCTGTGAAAGAACCCCCTCGGTCACCCGAGCGGCCGCGGCCCGAAGCGCTGATACGAGGCGCTCTGCTGGGCGAGGCGTCGAAGCGCGAGCAGCAGCGGCTCGACGAGAACGGTGCCGAGCACGACGTAGCGCACGGCCGACTCGGCGGAGTCCGTCGGCACGCCCGCGATCTCGGCGTCGGCCACCTCGTGCATGGCGGCCGCGTACGTCTCCAGCACCCCCTCGGGCAGGTCGAAACCCGCGGACCGCACCCCCTCGAGTGCTTCCGCCACCGCCGCCTTGCCGACGTCGTCGCATCCGTCTGTTCCCCATCCCCACCGCTCGAGCATCGCGTCTACCGCGCTCGTGTCCGTGGCCTGCGCGACAGGTTTCGCCAAGGCGTGGTGTGCGACGCCGAGCAGATCGTGGCCGGACTCGGGCGGCGAATCGACCCCGTCGAGCAGCTCGCGCACGGCGGAGATGCTCAGACCCGCGCCGCCGACGAGGGCGCGGATGAGGCGCAGCCGGCGGACGTGCGTCTCGTCATAGCGGGCCTGGGTGGGCGAGGTGAGCCGGCCGTCGTGCAGCAGACCCTCGCGCAGGTAGTACTTGATCGTGGCGACGGGCACCTCGGTCGCGGCCGCGAGTTGGGATATTCGCACTAGATACTCCTTGACATAGATAGCGCCACTCTCCATTATTAGCGTGTACGGCTATCCAATCGGAGGTTCCACCATGTCACAGGTTCAGACCGGGCGCATGACGCACCGCTACGACGGCGAGCTGGTGGTCTTCCTCATCGGGATGCGATTCAACCGGCCCTGGCGGGTCAACAAGTGGCTGCCCGCCTTCCTCGCGATGCCGCGCATGCTGGCCGAGCTATCGAAAGACCCGGACTCGGGTCTTATGGGCTTCCGCCTCAGCTTCAGTGGCGACGGGCCCCTCATCGTGCAGTACTGGAACTCGCGCGAGAAGCTCTACGACTACGCGAGCGCGCCCTCCGCCGAGCACCGCCCGGCCTGGACGGCCTTCAACCAGCGCGCCCGCAAGGCGGCGGGCGCGGTCGGCATCTGGCACGAGACCTACCAGGTCGACCGCGCCGAAACGATGTACGTCGGCATGCCCGCGATCGGCTTGGCCCGCGCGACGCAGGCCGTGCCGGTGGGCAAGCGGGCGGACCGGGCCGCACAGCGGATGGCCGAGGGGCGCACGCGGCAGAGCGACGGATAGGACGACCGTCACCCCGGGTATGCCGCCCCCAAGAACCACCGGGGGTCGCCGAGGTAGTCGACCCGTTTGTAGCCGGACCGGTTGAGCGCGAGCTGGCCGGTGCCGGTCGCGAGTGGCGCGGTCAGGGCCGCGGTGAGTGGTGACTCGAGGTCGGCGGTGCGGATGACGGCGTAGACGTCGCGCGTGAAGACGCCGCGCTGCGTGCCGGGCGGATACGCCCCTCGCCCGAACAGCGGTCCCGGCATGAGGGGAGGCTGATCGGGGTTGTAGCGGTCGTCGATGGGGCGTTCGCCGTTGATCTTCAACAGCGTGTGCACGTCGACGGTCATCGTGCGGTTCACCATGTTGTTCTTCTGCGCGATCCACTGCGACGCGAGGAACGGGATGATCTGCCCCTGCACGCTCAGCACCCTCGCGTCGTTCTGGGGCGTTGTCGAGCTCCCGCGGACGCACGCGCCGGGTTCCGTCACACCGATGGCGCGGAGGAAGAAGGCGCGCACGTCCGTCCCCGGCGCGGGCAGTTGCGGGCGCAGCTGCTGGAGGATGTAGGCCCCGTCGTCGTAGACCACCACGGCGTTCGTGCCGAAGACCGACGTGCGGACATTGCCCGCCGACGTGCAGGTGTAGATCGCGGTGAGCTCCTCCCGCGTGAGGTTGTCGAGCCCGGGCACCAATCGGAAGCCGGCGACACTTACGGCATCGCGCCCGATCGGCAGGTAGGTTACGACGTCGTCGGCGACGCCCGCGATGTTCACCGGACGGTTCGCGGAACGCACGAAGTCGACCTGTTCCGGGTAGTCACGGAGCGCCGCGAATCCCGCCGCCTCGCTGGTCGGGCGCGGGATCGGCGTCGCGCCCGGATTTGTGACGATCGTGGGGCTGCCGGTGGGGTCGAAGGATGCGACATCCGGAGCCTGGGGCGCACCGGCGGCGATGTTCGCGCGGCCGTTGGACAGCACGTCCCAGAGGACGGATGTGGATGCGGCGCCCACCCCCGCGTATTGGCGTGCGCCCGGCTCCCACGGGTCGGCGCTCGCGGGCGGTGGGACCGCGAGCGCGAGGGCCGCTGCCGCCACCGAGGCGAGGAGCACTCTGGCGAGGCGGGAACGTCTGCTTCGGCCTGTGTTGTTCACTGATTGGCGGCTGGACATTGGGCACCCCCGATTTGCGGACGCCGGCCGTCGGGGTGCCGCCGGGCGTCTCCACGGCGGGCCTGACATGCCGCCGACTGCTCTGAGCTTCGCGCATCAGGGCAACGTTGTCGAGGAGGACAAACGGTGGAGGACACCCCCTGTACCCCTCCCCCAAGCTCGCACGTTTCTCTCCCAGCATGCCCCCGCAGAGATCCGATGCCCGCAAGACGACCGTCTTACGGGCGCCTCGTTTTCGGCCTGCCTAGACTCGATGAAATGGCCATCGAAGCAAGTCGCGCCGCATACTCTCGCAGGGCGACGGAGTACATAGAAATTTTGGGTTCGATGGATTCGGTTCATCCGTCCGATCTGCAGATCGTATCCACATGGGCTAACACCGTCGAAGGAGACCTCATCGATGCGGGGTGCGGTCCGGGACATTGGACGAACTTCCTGGCCACGCAGGGCTTGACCGCTCGGGGCATCGATCAGGTACCCGAGTTCATCGCTCACGCCAGGCGCACCTTTCCCACAGCCGAGTTCGCCTCCGGAAGTCTCGATTCCCTCGAAGCGGATTCCGGTTCGGTCGGCGGGATTCTTGCGTGGTACTCGTTGATCCATTACGAGCCGAGCGCGATCCAGACTCCCTTGCGAGAGTTCAACCGCGTGCTCAAGCCAGCGGGCACGCTGCTCATCGGTTTCTTCGCGGGCTCGGTGGTCGATGAATTCGCTCACGCTGTGACGCCGGCATACCGGTGGACCGTCGACGCAATCAGCTCCGAACTGGAACACGCTGGCTTCGACGTTCTCGAGTCGCACGTGCGAAGAACCGCCAACCAGCGCCCCCAAGCGACGCTCATAGCCCGGCGCGCGCGGCAGAGCGACGGATGACACTGCTGCCGCAGCTCTTGACATGCAAGCGACTACTTGCCTATTGTTCCTGGTGTGACGGACGTCTACAGGGCACTTGCCGACGAGACGCGACGCGCGCTGCTCGACGAACTCGTTCAGCGCGACGAGCAGACGCTGTTCGAGCTGTGCTCCAAGTTGGCGATGAACCACAACCTGACGCCGTCGCGCCAGGCGGTGTCGCAGCACCTCGACGTTCTCGAGACCGCCGGGCTGGTTCGCACCGAACGGCGCGGCCGCTACAAGTTCCACACCATCGACACCGCCCCGCTCGCGGAGATCGCCGAGCGGTGGCCCCGAGGAAAGGCGCAATCGTGAAACTCCACACCGTCAGCATCTTCGTCGACGACCAGCAGCGTGCCGTCGAGTTCTACACCGGTCGACTCGGTTTCGCCGTCTCCGCCGACATCCCGATGGGCGAACACCGTTGGCTCACGATCGTCGACCCCGAACGGCCAGACGGAACCCAGCTCTCGCTCGAACCGAAGGACCACCCCGCCGTCGGCCCTTTCACCGAGGCCCTCGCCACCGACGGCATTCCGTTCTGCGTGCTCGGCGTCGATGATGTGCAGGCCGAGTACGACCGGCTGACCGCGCTCGGCGAGACCTTCACTCAGCCGCCGACGGCGATGGGCCCGGTGATCATCGCGACCCTCGACGACACCTGCGGCAATCTGCTGCAGCTCGCGCAGTTCACCGGCTGATAGCCGGAACCCAGCACCGCACAGTGTCGCGGTAGCGGCGGAAGTCGTCGCCGAACCGCTTCTCGAGGTCGGCCTCCTCGTGCGGGCGGATGGCGTGATTCCAGAGCACGGCCCCGAGCACACCGTAGGCGACGACCAGCCACGACGAGAGAAGGAGTCCGACGGCCGCGCCCTGCAGGAAGCCGGCGACCGCCATGGGATTGCGGATGAACCGGTAGGGACCGGCTATCACGAGCCGGTTCGCCATCGCCGCGGGTAACGGCGTTCCGTTGCCGACGACCGACATCGTGACGCCCGACCAGAGGCCCAGCCCGCTCGCGAGCACGAGCACGACCGCGCCGACGACGGGCACGAAGGACGGAAATGGCAGTGTCACCGACCAGCGGTTCTCGAGAGACGTGATCACGAGCGGCACGACCACGAGGAAGAACCCCCAGAACACCACTATCTGAGCGCCGGTCGAAACCAGGTGCGCGGCGGCGATCCTGCGCGGCAGCGCGGGCCGAAACGAGAACGGTCCGGCGATGAGCCACGCGGTGGGCACCCGCCCGGTGAGCACGAGACACAGCGCGAGCACGGAGGCGACGGCGGCCGTCGCCATCACGAGCGCGCCCCATCCCGCCTCGGTCGTGACCGTGGCGTAGACGGCGAGCGCGATCGCGACCACGAGCGTCCACCCCGTCGCGACCCAGACGGCCGGCCGTACGCCCGATGCCGCGAGCGCCGAACCGACGACGAACAGCGGGATATCGGCCGCCGCGACCGCGACCGGGTCTAGGCCGCCGAGGGTCACCTCCCGAACGAACGGCGAGACCGCCACCGCGATCCACCACGCGGCGCCGGCGGCGGCCTGCACCCCGAAGTAGATGCGGCCCCAGAGCATGCCCGAAGACTAGCAGCGGCAAGTCAACCGCCTTGAGCCGAATCCCTCGATCCCTAGGGTGGCGGTATGGAGTGCCGCATCGGCGACGTGGTCGTGAATTACGCGGAACACGGCGAAGGGATGCCCCTCGTCGCGTTGCACGGTGCCGGAGTCGACCACCGCGAGATCGAAGCCGCCGTCGAGGCCGTGCTGCCACGAGTCGGGCTCCGCCGCATCTACCCGGACCTGCCGGGCATGGGCGGCACCACGGCCGACGGCATCGACAGCAACGACGACGTGGTCGCGCTGCTCGCCGGGTTCGTAGACCGCATCGCGGGCGAGCCCGCCCTGCTGCTCGGGCACTCGTACGGGGCTTATGTTGCCCGCGGCGTGGCCGCACAGCACCCCGAAGCGGTGACGGGCCTCGCCCTGCTCTGCCCCATCGCCGACGGGGCAGAGCAGGTTCCCGTCCACCGAGTGGTCCGCGAGGAGCCCGGTACTTACGACGAACTCGACGCCGGACAGCGGGCGGACTTCGACGAGTACTTCGTGGCACGAACCCCGGCGGGCGCCCGCCGCTACCGCGACAGCGTCGCGCCAGGGGTCGCCGCCGTCGACGAAGCCGCCCTCGGGCGCATTTTTGCGGGCTGGGCCGTCAACGTCGACGGCCCCGTGTTCGACCGCCCCACCCTGATCGTGGCGGGACGCAGCGACTCGACGGCCGGTCACGTCCACGCGACCGGCCTCCTCGAGAGCTACCCGCGGGCGACATTGGCGGTCGTCGCCGATGCCGGACACGCCCTCATGCACGAACGACCCGACCTGCTGGCGGCCCTGCTTTCGGACTGGTGCGACGCGGTCGCCCGCGAGCACAATCGTTAGCGATACCGAATACGGAGACACGAGATGAAGCCCACATTCCTGTACGTCCCGACCGACGACCT is a window of Conyzicola nivalis DNA encoding:
- the mtnN gene encoding 5'-methylthioadenosine/S-adenosylhomocysteine nucleosidase; translation: MNIARPSDSPEVSEIAAVVLVAMPDEEAPFLDRATTVGDPVTVGLAVHRYVEIAGRTVLLVRTGIGLVNAAGGATSAILESAPAHGETGALVISAGTAGGVGEWVRVGDVVIGTDYINIDADARAFGYVLGQVPRMPASYTASSAAIEAFARSGHLDDLSPSGVHFGLIASSYSFVTPERAVSIRAALPGTLATDMESVAIAQTSYVHGREFVSVRAVSDLCGPVAHTDFLTDVDDAAERSANAVVALLSQLPR
- a CDS encoding TFIIB-type zinc ribbon-containing protein, which translates into the protein MKCPNDSATLVMSERSGVEIDYCPECRGVWLDRGELDKIIDRAESEFTKSAPVAPTVAPRAPQYGDRDRDRYNDRERGYDNGYRPKKKENWLGELFG
- a CDS encoding SDR family oxidoreductase, encoding MKIVVIGGTGLVGSKTIAKLTEHGHAAVSASPNSGVNTLTGEGLADVLTGAQVVIDVSNSPSFEERAVMDFFTTSTTNLLAAEKAAGVTHHVALSVVGTDRLPESAYFRAKVAQENLIKQSGLPYSIVHATQFFEFVMSIAEEATDGDIVRLSHARIQPIAADDVATAVARTAVGAPLNGTLEIAGPTQFGLDELVRTGLALRGDTREVVVDPGAPYFGAVLDERTLVPGADATVFQTTYEEWVATSAA
- a CDS encoding siderophore-interacting protein, with protein sequence MTGGSGDRHDMTVRELRLAVETGEPALVAHLLHADVAMLTDDGGGAATSEPRTVRGAADVARALCHLLDPDAAETTEREVNGRSALVLRRGGEVAGVVSLRVDRDLVTTIWVVLGRDKLRHWNDQPD
- a CDS encoding sigma factor, translating into MHDTDAGGGLELAMSTFTTVRPRLFGIAYRMLGSVSEAEDIVQDTWLRWQSTDRTVVENPPAFLATITTRLAMNLAQSARSRHETYIGPWLPDPIDTTADPELGAERGEALEYAVLLLLEKLTPAERASYVLREAFDYPYELIADIVQSTVPGARKLVSRARQHLAAERRRPAPRPEHRRLLSAFLTAAQSGDVAVLERLFAADVVSYSDGGGVKLAARIPVIGRERVARFVAAFSSHFWTGVDLRWVEANGRPSVELSRDGVPFTIVAATTSESGIEQLLWLMNPAKLRPMAEAAS
- a CDS encoding SDR family oxidoreductase, producing the protein MKVVVVGGTGLIGARVVRIIAGHGHPVVAAARATGVNSFTGEGLEDALSGANVVVDVSNSSYTDEEGAREFFETSTLNLLTYGAAAGVGHHVALSVVGTDRLAASERGYFRAKFEQEQLIKAANTPFTIVHATQFFEFLGSIADEATHGAHVRLSRAMVQPMAADDVASAVANVAIGAPENGIVEFAGPDVFTLDDLVARRLEAQRDSRSVVADPLARYFGNNLGEDELLPGAGVVITPTRFEDWLKGPAMRQHLITTEG
- a CDS encoding DUF1232 domain-containing protein, whose translation is MGRNRKVISAVLVAAAALVYGMSPIDVIPELLTGPLGLTDDFAVLLGAGVAVWKLLGGREPRAGDATPPPSR
- a CDS encoding MerR family transcriptional regulator codes for the protein MRISQLAAATEVPVATIKYYLREGLLHDGRLTSPTQARYDETHVRRLRLIRALVGGAGLSISAVRELLDGVDSPPESGHDLLGVAHHALAKPVAQATDTSAVDAMLERWGWGTDGCDDVGKAAVAEALEGVRSAGFDLPEGVLETYAAAMHEVADAEIAGVPTDSAESAVRYVVLGTVLVEPLLLALRRLAQQSASYQRFGPRPLG
- a CDS encoding DUF4188 domain-containing protein, whose protein sequence is MSQVQTGRMTHRYDGELVVFLIGMRFNRPWRVNKWLPAFLAMPRMLAELSKDPDSGLMGFRLSFSGDGPLIVQYWNSREKLYDYASAPSAEHRPAWTAFNQRARKAAGAVGIWHETYQVDRAETMYVGMPAIGLARATQAVPVGKRADRAAQRMAEGRTRQSDG
- a CDS encoding class I SAM-dependent methyltransferase, producing MAIEASRAAYSRRATEYIEILGSMDSVHPSDLQIVSTWANTVEGDLIDAGCGPGHWTNFLATQGLTARGIDQVPEFIAHARRTFPTAEFASGSLDSLEADSGSVGGILAWYSLIHYEPSAIQTPLREFNRVLKPAGTLLIGFFAGSVVDEFAHAVTPAYRWTVDAISSELEHAGFDVLESHVRRTANQRPQATLIARRARQSDG
- a CDS encoding ArsR/SmtB family transcription factor — encoded protein: MTDVYRALADETRRALLDELVQRDEQTLFELCSKLAMNHNLTPSRQAVSQHLDVLETAGLVRTERRGRYKFHTIDTAPLAEIAERWPRGKAQS
- a CDS encoding VOC family protein, yielding MKLHTVSIFVDDQQRAVEFYTGRLGFAVSADIPMGEHRWLTIVDPERPDGTQLSLEPKDHPAVGPFTEALATDGIPFCVLGVDDVQAEYDRLTALGETFTQPPTAMGPVIIATLDDTCGNLLQLAQFTG
- a CDS encoding methyltransferase family protein; protein product: MLWGRIYFGVQAAAGAAWWIAVAVSPFVREVTLGGLDPVAVAAADIPLFVVGSALAASGVRPAVWVATGWTLVVAIALAVYATVTTEAGWGALVMATAAVASVLALCLVLTGRVPTAWLIAGPFSFRPALPRRIAAAHLVSTGAQIVVFWGFFLVVVPLVITSLENRWSVTLPFPSFVPVVGAVVLVLASGLGLWSGVTMSVVGNGTPLPAAMANRLVIAGPYRFIRNPMAVAGFLQGAAVGLLLSSWLVVAYGVLGAVLWNHAIRPHEEADLEKRFGDDFRRYRDTVRCWVPAISR
- a CDS encoding alpha/beta fold hydrolase gives rise to the protein MECRIGDVVVNYAEHGEGMPLVALHGAGVDHREIEAAVEAVLPRVGLRRIYPDLPGMGGTTADGIDSNDDVVALLAGFVDRIAGEPALLLGHSYGAYVARGVAAQHPEAVTGLALLCPIADGAEQVPVHRVVREEPGTYDELDAGQRADFDEYFVARTPAGARRYRDSVAPGVAAVDEAALGRIFAGWAVNVDGPVFDRPTLIVAGRSDSTAGHVHATGLLESYPRATLAVVADAGHALMHERPDLLAALLSDWCDAVAREHNR